From one Mycobacteriales bacterium genomic stretch:
- a CDS encoding TetR/AcrR family transcriptional regulator — MAPPATRMTAAERRADVLRAAVAPFAKGGYHGTSTEEVARAAGISHPYLFRLFPTKKELFLALVAHGFARVREAFVEAVGDQTGEAAMEAMGEAYSELLRDRDELMLQMQCYVACDDEEIAEATRYEFGRLWREVVRLSGASDEEMQQFFALGMLMNVIASMDATSHSSAWIKACLPPAWLNPAGDDPA; from the coding sequence ATGGCCCCTCCCGCGACCCGGATGACCGCCGCCGAGCGGCGCGCCGACGTCCTGCGGGCGGCGGTCGCACCGTTTGCCAAGGGCGGCTACCACGGCACCTCCACCGAAGAGGTGGCCCGAGCCGCTGGGATCAGCCACCCGTACCTGTTCCGACTGTTCCCCACCAAGAAGGAGCTGTTCCTCGCGCTCGTCGCGCATGGTTTCGCCCGGGTACGCGAGGCGTTTGTCGAGGCGGTCGGCGACCAGACCGGTGAGGCCGCGATGGAGGCCATGGGCGAGGCGTACAGCGAGCTGTTGCGCGATCGGGACGAGCTCATGCTGCAGATGCAGTGCTACGTCGCGTGCGACGACGAGGAGATCGCCGAGGCGACCCGCTACGAGTTCGGCCGGCTCTGGCGCGAGGTCGTGCGCCTTTCCGGAGCCAGCGACGAGGAGATGCAGCAGTTCTTCGCCCTCGGCATGCTGATGAACGTCATCGCGTCCATGGACGCCACCAGCCACAGCTCGGCGTGGATCAAGGCGTGCCTGCCGCCGGCGTGGCTCAACCCGGCCGGGGACGACCCCGCCTAA
- the secE gene encoding preprotein translocase subunit SecE, with translation MTQTSETGPAVRPAQAGGRGGKRPNLGTRISLYNRQVVSELRKVIWPTRNELVTYTIVSVAFVTFMIAFVGLLDYLFTKGVFQLFG, from the coding sequence GTGACGCAGACCAGCGAGACCGGACCGGCGGTCCGGCCGGCGCAGGCCGGTGGCCGCGGCGGCAAGCGCCCGAACCTCGGCACCAGGATCTCGCTCTACAACCGCCAGGTGGTGAGCGAGCTTCGCAAGGTGATCTGGCCGACCCGCAACGAGCTGGTCACCTACACGATCGTGTCCGTGGCGTTCGTCACGTTCATGATCGCCTTCGTCGGCCTGCTCGACTACTTGTTCACCAAGGGAGTCTTCCAGCTCTTCGGTTGA
- a CDS encoding pyridoxal phosphate-dependent aminotransferase, translated as MASRSRISNRVGSIAESATLAVDAKAKALRAAGRDVIGFGAGEPDFATPAPIVAAAVAACSDPAMHHYTPTPGLPALRQAIAEKTYRDSGYDVAAAQVLVTNGGKQAVYQAFATLLDPGDEVLLPAPYWTTYPEAIRLAGGVPAVVETETASGYLATVEQLEAARTERTKALLFCSPSNPTGAVYPPEQVEAIGRWAVEHGVWVITDEIYEHLRYDGALAPSMPVAAPELAERCVVLNGVAKTYAMTGWRVGWMVGPTDVIGAAANLQSHATSNVSNVAQAAALAAVGGDLSAAAAMREAFDVRRKTMVRMLSEIPGVECPTPLGAFYCFPSVKALLGRPLRGRTPATSAELAEVLLDEAEVAVVPGEAFGAPGCFRLSYALGDDDLVEGVGRMAKLLGEISLA; from the coding sequence ATGGCTTCGCGCTCCAGAATCTCCAACCGCGTCGGCTCGATCGCCGAATCCGCCACGCTCGCGGTCGATGCGAAGGCCAAGGCGTTGAGGGCCGCCGGGCGCGACGTGATCGGGTTCGGCGCCGGCGAGCCCGACTTTGCGACGCCCGCTCCGATCGTGGCAGCGGCGGTCGCCGCCTGCTCCGACCCGGCGATGCACCACTACACGCCCACACCGGGCCTGCCGGCGCTTCGCCAGGCAATCGCCGAGAAGACCTACCGCGACTCCGGCTACGACGTTGCCGCCGCACAGGTGCTGGTCACCAACGGCGGCAAGCAGGCGGTCTACCAGGCATTCGCCACCCTGCTCGACCCGGGCGACGAGGTGCTCCTGCCGGCGCCGTACTGGACGACCTATCCCGAGGCGATCCGGCTGGCCGGCGGCGTGCCCGCAGTGGTCGAGACGGAGACCGCCAGCGGCTACCTCGCGACCGTCGAGCAGCTCGAGGCGGCGCGCACCGAGCGCACCAAGGCGCTGCTGTTCTGCTCACCGTCGAACCCGACGGGAGCGGTCTACCCACCTGAGCAGGTGGAGGCGATCGGCCGGTGGGCGGTCGAGCACGGGGTGTGGGTGATCACCGACGAGATCTACGAGCACCTGCGCTACGACGGCGCGCTCGCGCCCTCGATGCCGGTGGCGGCGCCGGAGCTGGCCGAGCGCTGCGTCGTCCTGAACGGGGTCGCGAAGACCTACGCGATGACCGGCTGGCGGGTCGGCTGGATGGTCGGTCCGACCGACGTGATCGGCGCGGCCGCCAACCTGCAGTCCCACGCGACCTCGAACGTCTCGAACGTCGCCCAGGCGGCCGCGCTCGCCGCAGTCGGCGGCGACCTTTCCGCCGCGGCGGCGATGCGCGAGGCGTTCGACGTACGGCGCAAGACGATGGTCCGGATGCTGAGCGAGATCCCTGGCGTCGAGTGCCCGACCCCGCTCGGCGCGTTCTACTGCTTCCCGTCGGTAAAGGCGCTGCTCGGGCGGCCGCTTCGCGGGCGGACGCCGGCGACCTCCGCGGAGCTCGCCGAGGTGCTGCTCGACGAGGCAGAGGTCGCGGTCGTCCCGGGCGAGGCGTTCGGCGCGCCGGGCTGTTTCCGGCTGTCCTACGCGCTGGGCGACGACGATCTCGTCGAAGGCGTCGGCCGGATGGCCAAGCTGCTCGGCGAGATCAGCCTGGCCTGA
- a CDS encoding DHA2 family efflux MFS transporter permease subunit has protein sequence MTARTRTIWTFVITSVALFMTSLDNLVVTTALPVIRLHLHASLSSLEWTVNAYTLTFAVLLLTGATLGERFGRRRMFLVGLVVFTAGSAAAALAPSAGWLIVARAVQGSGSAIVTPLTLTLLSAAVPVERRGAALGAWGAVAGLAISSGPLVGGAVVQGWSWQTIFWINVPIGLLLLPVAWRGLAESHGPASRLDLGGVLLASTGLFGLVLGTVRANALGWTSTYVLTSLAVGAALLVAFVRWELRTSEPMLPMRLFRSRGFTAANAASVLMFFGMFGSIFLLSQALQTMQGYTPLGAGLRMLPWTGMPIVFAPIAGILADRIGARPVVFVGLALQAIGLFWLAQLMSPTTPFLHLVPALSVSGIGMAMFFAPTAALVLSTVRREEEGIASGAANALREVGGVFGVAVLASVFAGHGGYLSPHDFALGLRPAVEVGAAVVGVAALVLLGVPRRATALQAGIETGEGDVTGVPSGELASVGV, from the coding sequence ATGACCGCGAGGACCCGGACGATCTGGACGTTCGTGATCACCAGCGTTGCCCTGTTCATGACCTCGCTCGACAACCTGGTCGTCACGACGGCGCTGCCGGTCATCCGGCTGCACCTGCACGCCTCGCTGTCATCGCTGGAATGGACCGTCAACGCCTACACCTTGACCTTCGCCGTACTGCTGCTGACCGGGGCAACTCTCGGCGAGCGGTTCGGCCGCCGGCGGATGTTCCTCGTCGGCCTCGTCGTGTTCACCGCCGGATCCGCCGCAGCGGCGCTCGCGCCGAGCGCGGGCTGGCTGATCGTCGCCCGGGCCGTGCAGGGATCGGGTTCGGCGATCGTGACGCCGCTCACCCTGACGCTGCTCTCCGCCGCCGTTCCGGTCGAGCGCCGCGGCGCGGCACTCGGCGCCTGGGGTGCCGTTGCCGGCCTCGCGATCTCCAGTGGCCCGCTGGTCGGCGGCGCGGTGGTGCAGGGCTGGTCGTGGCAGACGATCTTCTGGATCAACGTGCCGATCGGCCTGTTGCTGCTCCCGGTCGCGTGGCGCGGCCTGGCCGAAAGCCACGGCCCGGCGTCACGCCTCGACCTCGGCGGCGTGTTGCTGGCGAGCACCGGCCTGTTCGGCCTGGTCCTCGGCACGGTGCGGGCGAACGCACTCGGCTGGACCTCGACCTACGTGCTGACCTCGCTCGCGGTGGGCGCGGCGCTGCTCGTGGCCTTCGTCCGCTGGGAGCTGCGGACCAGCGAGCCGATGCTTCCGATGCGGCTGTTCCGTTCTCGCGGCTTCACCGCCGCCAACGCCGCCAGCGTCCTGATGTTCTTCGGGATGTTCGGCTCGATCTTCCTGCTGTCCCAGGCGCTGCAGACCATGCAGGGCTACACCCCGCTGGGCGCCGGGCTGCGGATGCTGCCCTGGACCGGGATGCCGATCGTGTTCGCGCCGATCGCCGGCATCCTCGCGGACCGGATCGGCGCCCGCCCGGTCGTCTTCGTCGGCCTGGCGCTTCAGGCGATCGGCCTGTTCTGGCTGGCGCAGCTGATGAGCCCGACCACGCCGTTCCTGCACCTGGTGCCGGCGCTGTCGGTGAGCGGCATCGGCATGGCGATGTTCTTCGCCCCGACCGCTGCGCTGGTCCTCAGCACCGTACGGCGCGAAGAGGAGGGCATCGCGTCCGGAGCCGCCAACGCGTTGCGCGAGGTCGGCGGCGTGTTCGGCGTGGCCGTGCTCGCCTCGGTCTTCGCCGGGCACGGCGGCTACCTGTCCCCGCACGACTTCGCGCTCGGGCTGCGGCCGGCGGTCGAGGTCGGTGCCGCGGTGGTCGGTGTTGCGGCGCTGGTCCTGCTCGGTGTGCCGCGGCGGGCCACCGCCCTCCAGGCCGGGATCGAGACCGGCGAGGGCGACGTCACGGGCGTCCCGTCCGGTGAGCTGGCATCGGTCGGCGTCTGA
- a CDS encoding FAD-dependent oxidoreductase codes for MRPMRASAARDALRTAQLTSRVARRSGAPIDEAADIVAAGISRRRLLQGAGVAAAALAVPIAGGELAAARPGARNARKQPTVVIVGAGIAGLGCADRLWHRHGIRSQIYEYADRHGGRIRTLRGHFDDGQLVEEHAEFVNPEHTATLALAKRFGLTLDNTDHYPEPHQDQVSLQFDGKLWPQKMMNHEWHEWGWKLFHDAAINKAPWPTTYTRSTKWGRQWDRMSVSDWIDAYVPGGIGGDFGQLCISAVLDEFGGPPEEQSALNLVYLLGEDDSTKSGNQPKSSPELDGADEKWHIHGGCDQLTTGIVDGLPAGSLHLRERLVAIAATAHGRYRLTFDHDGRHHSVAADHVVLALPFTLLRDVDLTGIALPAPQRRAIHTEPLGSNAKMFLQFSHRVWDQAGKTGNVYCAGVVQGAWDATGYQPGTAGVLAALPGGTVGTDWGQRYDLRHYRGAAPAQMVHDYLSQFDAIYPGLTSAYNGKSFYVWSSGDPHIKGAYSYLKVGQYTDFNGIQGRRHGNLHFAGEHTSLNFQGYIEGGLRSGQRCAAEITGKA; via the coding sequence ATGCGGCCCATGAGAGCGAGCGCGGCGCGCGACGCGCTGCGCACCGCCCAGCTCACCTCTCGAGTTGCCCGGCGCTCGGGTGCACCGATCGACGAAGCGGCGGACATCGTCGCGGCCGGAATCAGCCGCCGGCGCCTGCTTCAGGGTGCAGGTGTCGCCGCGGCAGCGCTCGCCGTACCGATCGCGGGCGGTGAGCTCGCCGCTGCCAGACCCGGCGCTCGGAACGCTCGCAAGCAACCCACCGTCGTCATCGTGGGTGCCGGTATCGCCGGGCTCGGCTGCGCGGACCGGCTCTGGCATCGCCACGGCATCCGCTCCCAGATCTACGAGTACGCCGACCGGCACGGCGGCCGCATCCGTACGCTGCGCGGCCACTTCGACGACGGCCAGCTGGTCGAGGAGCATGCCGAGTTCGTGAACCCCGAACACACCGCGACGCTCGCGCTCGCCAAGCGGTTCGGCCTCACTCTCGACAACACCGACCACTACCCGGAGCCGCACCAGGACCAGGTCAGCCTGCAGTTCGACGGCAAGCTGTGGCCGCAGAAGATGATGAACCACGAGTGGCACGAGTGGGGCTGGAAGCTCTTCCACGATGCCGCGATCAACAAGGCGCCATGGCCGACCACCTACACCCGCAGCACGAAGTGGGGACGCCAGTGGGATCGGATGTCCGTGTCCGACTGGATCGACGCCTACGTCCCGGGCGGGATCGGTGGCGACTTCGGGCAGCTCTGCATCTCGGCCGTCCTTGACGAGTTCGGCGGTCCGCCGGAAGAGCAATCCGCGCTGAACCTCGTGTACCTGCTCGGCGAGGACGACAGCACGAAGAGTGGCAACCAGCCGAAGTCGTCGCCGGAGCTCGACGGCGCGGACGAGAAGTGGCACATCCACGGCGGCTGCGACCAGCTGACCACCGGCATCGTCGACGGGTTGCCTGCCGGTTCGTTGCATCTGCGCGAGCGACTCGTCGCGATCGCCGCAACCGCTCACGGCCGATACCGGCTGACCTTCGACCACGACGGTCGCCACCACTCCGTCGCCGCCGACCACGTCGTCCTCGCGTTGCCGTTCACCCTGCTGCGCGACGTGGACCTGACCGGGATCGCGCTGCCCGCGCCACAGCGCCGCGCGATCCATACCGAGCCGCTCGGCAGCAACGCGAAGATGTTCCTGCAGTTCTCGCACCGGGTGTGGGACCAGGCCGGCAAGACCGGCAACGTCTACTGCGCCGGCGTCGTGCAGGGCGCATGGGACGCAACCGGCTACCAACCTGGTACGGCGGGGGTCCTCGCGGCGCTTCCCGGCGGCACGGTGGGCACCGACTGGGGGCAGCGCTACGACTTGCGTCACTACCGCGGAGCTGCACCGGCACAGATGGTGCACGACTACCTGAGCCAGTTCGACGCGATCTATCCCGGGCTGACGTCGGCGTACAACGGGAAGTCGTTCTACGTGTGGTCCAGCGGTGACCCGCACATCAAGGGCGCCTACTCCTACCTGAAGGTCGGGCAGTACACCGACTTCAACGGGATCCAGGGCCGCCGCCACGGCAACCTGCACTTCGCGGGCGAGCACACGTCGTTGAACTTCCAGGGCTACATCGAAGGCGGCCTGCGCAGCGGGCAGCGGTGTGCGGCCGAGATCACCGGCAAGGCCTGA
- a CDS encoding MaoC family dehydratase: MAAKVSYDDVEVGTKLPAQTFNVQRADLVKYAGASGDFNVIHWNERIAKAVGLPDVIAHGMFTMAEAGRVITDWAGDPGAVVEYGVRFTAPVPVPDDDKGTDIEISGWVETKLDDRKVSVALEARALGASVLTKARAIVQLT; encoded by the coding sequence ATGGCGGCGAAGGTGTCCTACGACGACGTCGAGGTCGGCACGAAGCTGCCCGCCCAGACCTTCAACGTCCAACGGGCGGACCTCGTGAAGTACGCCGGCGCGTCCGGCGACTTCAACGTGATCCACTGGAACGAGCGCATCGCCAAGGCGGTCGGGCTGCCCGACGTCATCGCGCACGGGATGTTCACCATGGCCGAAGCCGGCCGGGTGATCACCGACTGGGCCGGCGACCCGGGTGCGGTCGTCGAGTACGGCGTGCGGTTCACCGCCCCGGTGCCGGTGCCCGACGACGACAAGGGCACCGACATCGAGATTTCCGGCTGGGTCGAGACCAAGCTCGACGACCGCAAGGTCTCCGTCGCGCTCGAGGCGAGGGCGCTCGGCGCCAGCGTGCTCACGAAAGCACGAGCCATCGTCCAGCTCACCTGA
- the rpoB gene encoding DNA-directed RNA polymerase subunit beta, whose amino-acid sequence MAASRSTASAPSTLAPRRISFARINEPLEVPNLLALQTSSFKWLIGSPEWRDRADGNSTSGLEEILSEISPIRDFSDTMSLEFREPKLMDPPHSIEECKDKDMTYSAPLFVIAEFTNNETGEIKSQTVFMGDFPLMTDQGTFIINGTERVVVSQLVRSPGVYFDRTLDKASDREVYAAKVIPGRGAWLEFEVDKRDQVGVRIDRKRRQPVTVLLRALGWDNERILERFGEFDSMRLTLEKDHTTTPDEALIDIYRKLRPGEPPTRDAAETLLNNLYFNEKRYDLAKVGRYKVNKKLGTDVAPGTGILTEDDIVAAIDYVVRLHRGDPGYETDDIDHFGNRRLRTVGELIQNQVRIGLSRMERVVRERMTTQDVEAITPQTLINIRPVVASIKEFFGTSQLSQFMDQTNPLAGLTHKRRMSALGPGGLSRERAGFEVRDVHPSHYGRMCPIETPEGPNIGLIGSLSTYARVNPFGFVETPYRRVDKGRVTDHIDYLTADEEDRHVIAQANAPLSANGTFAENRVLVRRKEGEVDYVEPTAVDYMDVSPRQMVSVATAMIPFLEHDDANRALMGSNMQRQSVPLLRSEAPLVGTGMEYRAAVDAGDVVVAEHAGVVEEVSADYITVANDDGTTRVYRLAKFHRSNQGTSFNQKPIVDEGQRIEAGQVIADGPCTQNGEMALGKNLLVAFMSWEGHNYEDAIILSSRLVEEDVLSSIHIEEHEVDARDTKLGPEEITRDIPNVSEEVLADLDERGIIRIGAEVDPGDVLVGKVTPKGETELTPEERLLRAIFGEKAREVRDTSLKVPHGESGKVIGVRVFNREDGDELPPGVNELVRVYVAQKRKITDGDKLAGRHGNKGVISKVLPVEDMPFLEDGTPVDIILNPLGVPGRMNVGQVLETHLGWVAKSGWQVEGTKESWQKRMAEIGADSSEPNTCLATPVFDGAREEEISGLLSSTLPNRDGQRLVGSDGKAQLFDGRSGEPIRQPISVGYIYILKLLHLVDDKIHARSTGPYSMITQQPLGGKAQFGGQRFGEMEVWALEAYGAAYALQELLTIKSDDVLGRVKVYEAIVKGENIPEPGIPESFKVLIKEMQSLCLNVEVLSSDGMQIELRETDEDVFRAAEELGIDLSRREPSSVEEV is encoded by the coding sequence TTGGCCGCCTCGCGCTCCACCGCTTCCGCTCCATCCACCCTCGCACCTCGCCGCATCTCCTTCGCGCGGATCAACGAGCCGCTCGAAGTGCCGAACCTGCTGGCGTTGCAGACGTCGTCGTTCAAATGGTTGATCGGCTCGCCCGAGTGGCGAGACCGGGCCGACGGCAACTCGACGTCCGGGCTCGAGGAGATCCTGTCCGAAATCAGCCCGATTCGCGACTTTTCCGACACCATGTCGCTGGAGTTTCGCGAGCCGAAGTTGATGGATCCGCCGCACTCGATCGAGGAGTGCAAGGACAAGGACATGACCTACTCGGCGCCGCTGTTCGTCATCGCCGAGTTCACGAACAACGAAACCGGCGAGATCAAGAGCCAGACGGTCTTCATGGGCGACTTCCCGCTGATGACCGATCAGGGCACGTTCATCATCAACGGCACCGAGCGGGTCGTCGTCTCGCAGCTGGTCCGCTCGCCCGGCGTCTACTTCGACCGCACCCTCGACAAGGCCAGCGACCGTGAGGTCTACGCCGCCAAGGTCATCCCCGGCCGCGGCGCCTGGCTGGAGTTCGAGGTCGACAAGCGCGACCAGGTCGGCGTCCGCATCGACCGCAAGCGGCGCCAGCCGGTCACGGTGCTGCTTCGTGCCCTCGGTTGGGACAACGAGCGGATCCTCGAGCGCTTCGGCGAGTTCGACTCGATGCGGCTGACGCTCGAGAAGGACCACACGACCACGCCGGACGAGGCGCTGATCGACATCTACCGCAAGCTGCGTCCGGGCGAGCCGCCCACGCGCGACGCGGCGGAGACCCTGCTCAACAACCTCTACTTCAACGAGAAGCGCTACGACCTGGCCAAGGTCGGCCGCTACAAGGTCAACAAGAAGCTCGGCACCGACGTTGCGCCGGGCACCGGGATCCTCACCGAGGACGACATCGTCGCGGCGATCGACTACGTCGTACGCCTGCACCGCGGCGACCCGGGCTACGAGACCGACGACATCGACCACTTCGGCAACCGGCGGCTGCGCACCGTCGGCGAGCTGATCCAGAACCAGGTCCGGATCGGGCTGTCCCGCATGGAGCGGGTCGTCCGCGAGCGGATGACGACGCAGGACGTCGAGGCGATCACGCCGCAGACCCTGATCAACATCCGGCCGGTCGTGGCGTCGATCAAGGAGTTCTTCGGGACTTCCCAGCTCTCGCAGTTCATGGACCAGACCAACCCGCTCGCCGGTCTCACCCACAAGCGGCGCATGTCGGCGCTCGGCCCGGGCGGTCTGTCCCGGGAGCGGGCCGGCTTCGAGGTCCGCGACGTGCACCCCAGCCACTACGGCCGGATGTGCCCGATCGAGACCCCGGAAGGTCCGAACATCGGCCTGATCGGGTCGCTGTCGACCTACGCGCGGGTCAACCCGTTCGGCTTCGTCGAGACGCCGTACCGGCGGGTGGACAAGGGCCGGGTCACCGACCACATCGACTATCTCACCGCGGACGAGGAGGACCGGCACGTCATCGCGCAGGCGAACGCGCCCCTGTCCGCCAACGGCACGTTTGCCGAGAACCGCGTCCTGGTCCGCCGCAAGGAGGGTGAGGTCGACTACGTCGAGCCCACCGCCGTCGACTACATGGACGTGTCGCCGCGGCAGATGGTGTCGGTCGCGACCGCGATGATCCCGTTCCTCGAGCACGACGACGCGAACCGCGCGCTGATGGGCTCGAACATGCAGCGCCAGTCGGTCCCGCTGCTGCGCAGCGAGGCGCCGCTGGTCGGCACCGGCATGGAGTACCGCGCCGCGGTCGACGCCGGCGACGTCGTCGTCGCGGAGCACGCCGGCGTCGTCGAGGAGGTCTCGGCCGACTACATCACGGTCGCGAACGACGACGGCACCACCCGCGTCTACCGGCTGGCCAAGTTCCACCGCTCCAACCAGGGCACGTCGTTCAACCAGAAGCCGATCGTGGACGAGGGCCAGCGGATCGAGGCCGGCCAGGTCATCGCCGACGGGCCGTGCACGCAGAACGGTGAGATGGCGCTCGGCAAGAACCTGCTGGTCGCGTTCATGTCGTGGGAAGGCCACAACTACGAGGACGCGATCATCCTGTCCTCGCGGCTGGTCGAGGAGGACGTCCTGTCCTCGATCCACATCGAGGAGCACGAGGTCGACGCTCGCGACACCAAGCTCGGCCCCGAGGAGATCACCCGCGACATCCCGAACGTCAGCGAGGAGGTCCTCGCCGACCTCGACGAGCGGGGGATCATCCGGATCGGCGCCGAGGTCGACCCCGGCGACGTGCTGGTCGGCAAGGTCACCCCGAAGGGCGAGACCGAGCTGACCCCGGAGGAGCGGCTGCTGCGCGCGATCTTCGGTGAGAAGGCCCGCGAGGTGCGCGACACCTCGCTGAAGGTGCCGCACGGCGAGAGCGGCAAGGTCATCGGCGTCCGCGTGTTCAACCGCGAGGACGGGGACGAGCTGCCGCCCGGGGTCAACGAGCTGGTGCGCGTCTACGTCGCGCAGAAGCGAAAGATCACCGACGGCGACAAGCTCGCCGGCCGGCACGGCAACAAGGGTGTGATCTCGAAGGTGCTGCCGGTCGAGGACATGCCGTTCCTCGAGGACGGCACGCCGGTGGACATCATCCTCAACCCGCTCGGCGTCCCCGGCCGGATGAACGTCGGCCAGGTCCTCGAGACCCACCTCGGGTGGGTCGCGAAGAGCGGCTGGCAGGTCGAGGGCACCAAGGAGAGCTGGCAGAAGCGGATGGCAGAGATCGGCGCGGACTCCTCCGAGCCCAACACCTGCCTGGCGACGCCGGTCTTCGACGGGGCGCGCGAGGAGGAGATCAGCGGCCTGCTGAGCTCGACCCTGCCCAACCGGGACGGCCAGCGCCTGGTCGGCTCGGACGGCAAGGCACAGCTGTTCGACGGCCGCAGCGGTGAGCCGATCCGCCAGCCGATCTCGGTCGGCTACATCTACATCCTGAAGCTCCTGCACCTGGTCGACGACAAGATCCACGCCCGTTCGACCGGCCCGTACTCGATGATCACGCAGCAGCCGCTGGGTGGTAAGGCGCAGTTCGGTGGCCAGCGCTTCGGCGAGATGGAGGTGTGGGCGCTCGAGGCCTACGGCGCGGCGTACGCGCTGCAGGAGCTGCTGACCATCAAGTCCGACGACGTCCTCGGCCGGGTCAAGGTCTACGAGGCCATCGTCAAGGGCGAGAACATCCCGGAGCCCGGAATCCCCGAGTCGTTCAAGGTGCTGATCAAGGAGATGCAGTCGTTGTGCCTCAACGTCGAGGTGCTGTCCAGCGACGGCATGCAGATCGAGCTGCGCGAGACCGACGAGGACGTGTTCAGAGCGGCTGAGGAGCTGGGCATCGACCTCAGCCGACGCGAGCCGAGTTCGGTTGAGGAAGTCTGA
- the rplK gene encoding 50S ribosomal protein L11, whose protein sequence is MPPKKKIAGLIKLQIQAGAATPAPPVGPALGQHGVNIMDFCKQYNAETESQRGNVIPVEITVYEDRSFTFITKTPPAAKLILKAAGIEKGSGEPHTNKVASITRAQVREIATTKQADLNANDLDAAEKIIAGTARSMGVTVTD, encoded by the coding sequence ATGCCTCCCAAGAAGAAGATCGCCGGCTTGATCAAGCTGCAGATCCAGGCCGGTGCCGCGACCCCCGCGCCTCCGGTCGGTCCTGCGCTTGGTCAGCACGGCGTCAACATCATGGACTTCTGCAAGCAGTACAACGCGGAGACCGAGTCCCAGCGCGGCAACGTGATCCCGGTCGAGATCACCGTCTACGAAGACCGCAGCTTCACCTTCATCACCAAGACCCCGCCGGCGGCGAAGCTCATCCTCAAGGCGGCCGGGATCGAGAAGGGCTCCGGCGAGCCGCACACCAACAAGGTCGCCTCGATCACGCGTGCCCAGGTGCGCGAGATCGCGACCACGAAGCAGGCCGACCTCAACGCCAACGACCTCGACGCCGCCGAGAAGATCATCGCCGGCACCGCCCGCTCGATGGGCGTCACCGTCACCGACTGA
- a CDS encoding patatin-like phospholipase family protein: protein MSVLAFLRRGRREEIEPVVRPTEPPREVIVFSGGGSLGAAQVGALQALFEGGVVPDAVVGCSVGAINAAYIATDPTAARAHALEGVWRSMSRREVFPDGRFRVARRLVSRASYLYTPEGMRTVFAACVPLADLSLTAIPCHVVTTDLIAGEPTWWTRGDPVDVLSASACLPGLFPPVELDGRLHVDGGVSCPVPTQRALDLGAARVWVLNIAREYVGWADERMSALDVLLESFAISRSHLGRLAPVPAPGQRIVTLPPLSLGRHDMRDFSRTPWLIAAGREAGRAMVASELRAQARRSDPPVDSAVV, encoded by the coding sequence ATGTCTGTGCTCGCGTTCTTGCGCCGCGGTCGCCGCGAGGAGATCGAGCCGGTGGTCCGGCCGACCGAGCCGCCGCGCGAGGTGATCGTGTTCTCCGGCGGCGGCAGCCTCGGCGCCGCCCAGGTCGGGGCACTCCAGGCGCTGTTCGAAGGCGGCGTGGTCCCGGATGCCGTCGTGGGCTGCTCGGTCGGCGCGATCAACGCGGCCTACATCGCGACCGACCCGACCGCGGCCCGAGCCCATGCGCTCGAAGGGGTCTGGCGGTCCATGTCGCGCCGGGAGGTCTTCCCCGACGGCCGGTTCCGGGTCGCGCGGCGGTTGGTGAGCCGCGCGAGCTACCTCTACACCCCCGAGGGCATGCGCACCGTCTTCGCCGCGTGCGTCCCGCTCGCCGACCTTTCGCTGACCGCGATCCCGTGTCATGTCGTGACCACGGACCTGATCGCCGGGGAGCCGACCTGGTGGACCCGAGGTGACCCGGTAGACGTGTTGAGCGCCAGCGCCTGCCTGCCCGGCCTGTTCCCCCCGGTGGAGCTCGACGGCCGGCTGCATGTCGACGGCGGCGTGTCGTGCCCGGTGCCCACCCAGCGCGCCCTCGATCTCGGCGCGGCCCGCGTGTGGGTCCTCAACATCGCCCGGGAGTACGTCGGATGGGCGGACGAGCGGATGTCGGCTCTCGACGTCCTGCTGGAGAGCTTCGCCATCTCGCGCTCCCACCTTGGCCGGCTCGCCCCCGTTCCGGCGCCCGGACAGCGGATCGTCACGTTGCCGCCGTTGTCCCTCGGCCGTCACGACATGCGGGACTTCTCGCGCACTCCGTGGCTGATCGCGGCCGGCCGCGAGGCCGGCCGGGCGATGGTCGCGAGCGAGCTGCGGGCACAGGCCCGGCGTTCCGACCCGCCGGTCGACTCCGCGGTCGTCTAG
- the rplL gene encoding 50S ribosomal protein L7/L12: MPTLTNDEIIEALKEKSLIEISELVKAFEETFGVSAAAPVAVAAPAAGGAGGGAAAEAEEEKDEFDVILEAAGDKKIQVIKVVRELTSLGLKEAKDLVDGAPKTVLEKVAKDAADKGKEALEGAGATVTVK; this comes from the coding sequence ATGCCCACCCTGACCAACGACGAGATCATCGAGGCGCTCAAGGAGAAGAGCCTGATCGAGATCTCCGAGCTCGTGAAGGCCTTCGAGGAGACCTTCGGTGTCTCCGCGGCCGCTCCGGTTGCGGTCGCTGCCCCGGCCGCGGGTGGCGCCGGCGGCGGCGCGGCCGCCGAGGCCGAGGAGGAGAAGGACGAGTTCGACGTCATCCTCGAGGCCGCCGGCGACAAGAAGATCCAGGTCATCAAGGTCGTGCGCGAGCTCACCAGCCTGGGCCTCAAGGAGGCCAAGGACCTCGTCGACGGTGCGCCGAAGACGGTCCTGGAGAAGGTCGCGAAGGACGCCGCCGACAAGGGCAAGGAAGCCCTCGAAGGCGCCGGCGCGACCGTCACCGTCAAGTAG